One region of Ictalurus furcatus strain D&B chromosome 17, Billie_1.0, whole genome shotgun sequence genomic DNA includes:
- the LOC128621185 gene encoding tripartite motif-containing protein 16-like yields the protein MANISVNSFSCPVCLNFLEDPVTIPCGRSFCKVCINGCWDQEDVKGVYSCPQCRETFTSRSVLRRNNILAEKVKILKKAAYPAHCYAGPGDVECDSCIGRKHKAVKSCLVCLASYCENHLKPHFQAPAFKKHKLVEACAELEDKICSQHDKPIEIYCRTDQSFICYLCIMDQHKGHDTIAAKAETAEKKSFPSLCVSPGSEDSPSFTVSQHLSFDGVRKSLSDLKKQAEDICEEEFNKIRQQAAAVQMTSLSEPKIREDFLPYFCYLTLDPNTAYPDLILCEKNRSVTRTGTQQRYSDHPERFDSRTQVLCKESVCGRCYWEVEWSGDGVSISVSYKKISRKGLGHECLFGYNSQSWSLECSSSSVSFRHDKIETVLRVPVNSRIGVYVDHSAGTLSFYSISDTMRLLHSVHATFTQPLYAGFWMWTYNSTVSLCDPK from the exons ATGGCCAATATTTCAGTAAATAgcttcagctgtccagtgtgtctgAATTTCCTGGAGGATCCTGTAACTATTCCCTGTGGCCGCAGTTTCTGTAAAGTGTGTATTAATGGCTGCTGGGATCAGGAGGATGTGAAGGGCGTCTACAGCTGTCCCCAGTGTAGAGAGACTTTCACTTCAAGATCTGTTCTACGCAGGAACAACATACTGGCTGAGAAGGTGAAGATCCTGAAGAAAGCTGCTTATCCTGCTCACTGTTATGCTGGACCcggagatgtggagtgtgattcCTGCATTGGGAGAAAACATAAAGCCGTCAAGTCCTGTCTGGTGTGTCTGGCCTCCTATTGTGAAAATCATCTTAAACCTCACTTTCAGGCTCCTGCATTTAAGAAGCACAAGCTAGTTGAAGCCTGTGCAGAGCTCGAAGATAAGATCTGTTCTCAGCACGACAAACCGATCGAGATCTACTGTCGTACTGACCAAAGCTTCATCTGTTACTTGTGTATAATGGATCAGCACAAAGGTCATGATACGATTGCAGCTAAAGCAGAAACAGCTGAAAAAAAG AGTTTCccgtctctctgtgtttctcctggATCTGAGGACTCACCCAGCTTCACTGTCAGtcaacatctctcatttgatggagtgaggAAATCTCTCTCAGATCTGAAAAAACAAGCAGAGGATATCTGTGAGGAGGAATTCAACAAAATCCGTCAACAAg ctgcagcagttcaGATGACTTCACTCTCAGAACCAAAGATCAGAGAAGATTTTCTGCCAT ATTTCTGTTatctgactctggatcccaaCACAGCATATCCTGACCTCATTCTGTGTGAGAAGAACAGATCGGTAACACGAACTGGGACACAACAGCGATACTCCgatcatccagagagatttgactCCAGGACTCAGGTGTTgtgtaaggagagtgtgtgtggacgctgttactgggaggtggagtggagcgGTGATGGTGTGTCCATATCAGTCTCATATAAAAAGATCAGCAGGAAAGGGCTGGGTCATGAGTGTTTGTTTGGATACAACAGTCAGTCCTGGAGTCTGGAGtgttcttcttcctctgtctctttccgACACGACAAAATTGAGACCGTGCTCCGAGTTCCAGTAAActccagaataggagtgtatgtggatcacagtgcaggaactctgtccttctacagcaTCTCTGACACGATGAGGCTCCTCCACAGTGTCCATgccacattcactcagcctctatacGCTGGGTTCTGGATGTGGACTTACAATTCAACCGTGAGCTTATGTGATCCAAAATGA
- the LOC128621763 gene encoding E3 ubiquitin/ISG15 ligase TRIM25-like, translated as MAEASISVDQDQFICPVCLACLKDPVTLHCGHSYCKVCINGFWDQEYVKRVYSCPQCRETFTPRPVLRRNNMLAEVVEKLKETELQAASPAHCYAGPGDVECDFCTGRKHKAVKSCLVCLASFCEDHLKPHFQSPAFKKHKLVEPCAELQEKICSQHDKLLEIYCCTDQSFICYLCMMDDHRGHDMVAAKAERTEKQNELKEEQMKSQQRIQEKQKKVKELKQTVDTIKRRSQAAVDESEKIFTELISSMKKKRTKVKELIRAQEKAELSRAERLLKQLEQGIADLKRRVTELEQISHTHDHIHFLQRFPSLCVSPGSEDSPSFTVNQHLSFDGVRKSLSDLKKRVEEICEEEFNKILPQVAAVQMILPSQPKSREDFLQYFCYLTLDPNTAHPYLILFEKNRAVTCSETDQPYSDHPERFDCWPQVLCKESVCGRCYWEVEWSDGVSISVSYKELCRKGGGHESLFGLNSQSWTLVCSSSSVSFWHNGIETALRGPVSSRIGVYVDHSAGTLSFYSVSVTMNLLHRVHTTFTQPLYAGSWIDYYSTVRFCDPKFKVCTPYSSPLGGGKASRAVKNIKEVGDVICLFLSLRLSCRKMASISVDQLSVVQFICPVCLDLLKHPVTTPCGHSFCKVCINRFWDQEDQRRIYSCPQCRETFTPRPVLGRNNILVEVVEKLKETELQASAHCYAGPGDVECDSCIGRKHKAVKTCLVCLASFCEDHLKPHFQSPAFKKHKLVEACAELQEKICSQHDKLLEIYCHTDQSFICYLCTMDQHQGHDTVSAVAERTEKQGVPRLVPDAPWDRLQVPCDPENDKRYRRWMDALTSQHQVICGNEVKEEQMKSLQRIQEKQKMVQELKQTVDTITRRSQSAVDESEKTFTELISSMEKKRTKVKELIRAQEKAELSRAERLLKQLEQEIADLKRRVTELEQISHTHDHIHFLQRFPSLCVSPGSEASSSITVNQHLSFDGVRKSLSDLKKQVEELCEEEFNKIRPQAAAVQMILPSEPKSREDFLQYFCCLTLDPNTAHRQLILSEENKAVTLSNTRQRYPDHPERFDSRPQVLSKESVSGRCYWEVEWSSDVGVSISVSYKEISRKGQFNECEFGFNNQSWSLGCFFHSFFFQHNETKTELQDPISSRIGVYVDHSAGALSFYSVSDPMRLLHRVHTTFTQSLYAGFRIVHYDSVIRLSDP; from the exons ATGGCAGAAGCCAGTATTTCAGTAGATCAGGATCAGTTCAtctgtccagtgtgtctggCTTGTCTGAAGGATCCAGTGACTCTCCATTGTGGCCACAGTTActgtaaggtgtgtattaatggcTTCTGGGATCAGGAATATGTAAAGCGTGTCTACAGCTGTCCCCAGTGTAGAGAGACTTTCACTCCAAGGCCTGTTCTACGCAGGAACAACATGCTGgctgaagtggtggagaaactgaaggAGACTGAACTCcaagctgcttctcctgctcactgttacgctggacctggagatgtggagtgtgatttctgcactgggagaaaacacaaagcagTCAAGTCCTGTCTGGTGTGTCTGGCCTCCTTTTGTGAAGATCATCTTAAACCTCACTTTCAGTCTCCTGCCTTTAAGAAGCACAAGTTAGTTGAACCCTGTGCAGAGCTCCAGGAGAAGATCTGCTCTcaacatgacaaactgctcGAGATCTACTGTTGTACTGACCAAAGCTTCATCTGTTACTTGTGTATGATGGATGATCACAGAGGCCATGATATGGTTGCAGCTAAAGCAgaaagaactgaaaaacag AATGAGCTAaaggaggagcagatgaaatcccagcagaggatccaggagaagcagaagaaagTGAAGGAGCTGAAACAGACTGTGGACACTATTAAG AGGCGTTCACAGGCAGCAGTAGATGAGAGTGAGAAGATCTTTACTGAGCTGATCAGCTCCATGAAGAAAAAGCGCACGAAGGTGAAGGAactgatcagagctcaggagaaagCTGAACTGAGTCGAGCTGAACGACTCCTGAAGCAACTGGAGCAGGGGATTGCTGATCTTAagaggagagtcactgagctggagcagatttcacacacacacgatcacatcCACTTCCTCCAG AGATTCccgtctctctgtgtttctcctggATCTGAGGACTCACCCAGCTTCACTGTCAatcaacatctctcatttgaCGGAGTGAGGAAATCTCTCTCAGATCTGAAAAAACGAGTCGAGGAAATCTGTGAGGAGGAATTCAACAAAATCCTTCCACAAG TTGCAGCAGTTCAGATGATTTTACCCTCACAACCAAAGAGCAGAGAagattttttgcagt attTCTGTTATCTGACTTTGGATCCCAACACAGCACATCCTTACCTCATTCTGTTTGAGAAGAACAGAGCGGTGACATGCAGTGAGACAGATCAGCCATACTCTgatcatccagagagatttgactGCTGGCCTCAGGTGTTgtgtaaggagagtgtgtgtggacgctgttactgggaggtggaaTGGAGCGATGGTGTGTCCATATCAGTCTCGTATAAAGAGCTCTGTAGGAAAGGAGGGGGTCATGAGAGTTTGTTTGGTCTCAACAGTCAGTCCTGGACTCTGGTGtgttcttcttcctctgtctctttctggcACAATGGCATTGAGACTGCTCTCCGAGGTCCAGTAtcctccagaataggagtgtatgtggatcacagtgcaggaactctgtccttctacagcgtTTCTGTCACGATGAAcctcctccacagagtccacaccacattcactcagccgCTATACGCTGGGTCCTGGATAGATTATTACTCAACTGTGAGGTTCTGTGATCCAAAA TTTAAAGTTTGCACTCCATACTCCAGTCCACTAGGTGGTGGTAAAGCATCACGAGCTGTTAAAAACATCAAAGAAGTAGGAGAcgtgatttgtttgtttctctctctccgtctctcttgCAGGAAAATGGCCAGTATTTCAGTAGATCAGTTGTCGGTGGTTCAGTTCAtctgtccagtgtgtctggaTCTCCTGAAGCATCCAGTGACTACTCCCTGTGGACACAGTTtctgtaaggtgtgtattaatCGCTTCTGGGATCAAGAAGATCAGAGGAGGATCTACAGCTGTCCCCAGTGTAGAGAGACTTTCACTCCAAGGCCTGTTCTGGGCAGGAACAACATACTGGTtgaagtggtggagaaactgaaggAGACTGAACTCCAAGCTTCTGCTCACTGTTACGCTGGACCTGGAGATGTCGAGTGTGATTCCTGCATcgggagaaaacacaaagcagTAAAAACCTGTCTGGTGTGTCTGGCCTCCTTTTGTGAAGATCATCTTAAACCTCATTTTCAGTCTCCTGCCTTTAAGAAGCACAAGTTAGTTGAAGCCTGTGCAGAGCTCCAGGAGAAGATCTGCTCTcaacatgacaaactgctcGAGATCTACTGTCATACTGACCAGAGCTTCATCTGTTACTTGTGTACAATGGATCAACATCAAGGCCATGATACAGTTTCAGCTGTAGCAgaaagaactgaaaaacag ggtgtaccccgccttgtgcccgatgctccctgggataggctccaggttccctgtgaccctgaaaatgataagcggtatagaagatggatggatgccctAACATCCCAACACCAGGTGATATGTGGT AATGAGGTAaaggaggagcagatgaaatcTCTGCAGAGGatccaggagaagcagaagatggtgcaggagctgaaacagacTGTGGACACTATTACG AGGCGTTCACAGTCAGCAGTAGATGAGAGTGAGAAGACCTTTACTGAGCTGATCAGCTCCATGGAGAAAAAGCGCACGAAGGTGAAGGAactgatcagagctcaggagaaagctgaactgagtcgagctgaacgactcctgaagcaactggagcaggagattGCTGATCTTAagaggagagtcactgagctggagcagatttcacacacacacgatcacatcCACTTCCTCCAG AGATTCccgtctctctgtgtttctcctggATCTGAGGCCTCATCCAGCATCACTGTCAatcaacatctctcatttgatggagtgaggAAATCGCTCTCAGATCTGAAAAAACAAGTCGAGGAACTTTGTGAGGAGGAATTCAACAAAATCCGTCCACAAg ctgcagcagttcaGATGATTTTACCCTCAGAACCAAAGAGCAGAGAAGATTTTCTGCAAT atttctgttgtctgactctggatcccaaCACAGCACACCGTCAACTCATTCTCTCTGAGGAGAACAAAGCGGTGACACTTAGTAATACACGACAGCGATACCCTGATCATCCAGAGCGATTTGACTCCAGGCCTCAGGTCTTGAGTAAGGAGAGTGTGAgtggacgctgttactgggaAGTGGAGTGGAGCAGTGATGTTGGTGTGTCTATATCAGTCTCGTATAAAGAGATCAGCAGGAAAGGGCAGTTTAATGAGTGTGAATTTGGATTCAACAATCAGTCCTGGAGTCTGGGgtgtttttttcattctttttttttccagcacaaCGAGACCAAAACTGAGCTCCAAGATCCAATAtcctccagaataggagtgtatgtggatcacagtgcaggagctctgtccttctacagcgtcTCTGACCCGATGAggctcctccacagagtccacaccacattcactcagtCTCTGTATGCTGGGTTCAGGATAGTTCATTATGACTCAGTTATAAGGTTAAGTGACCCATAA
- the LOC128621186 gene encoding protein ENL isoform X2, which yields MVVPEEAEMMPRAGADYSMLSTTALFAFSDHKNSKSHHALKEPNKDRAGVEGKGHEHYKPNREHGEHKDSDSKTTSREREREGGKSTLKPSSSSSLRKSTENRGKEEGKNMAKMAFKELKITARESKGGDVRQVDLRAVTKRPSSITESSNPTAKKLKSFKRSKEGGSIAATSQISSITAAPPSTYLEKKRTREKSHWVKMRRELPIVNRRMDSDSTSEDETLSRSVSVRSNSSSSCSSSSSDSEFGPLQMQSQEYSDDDRCSEVETAIKATIQDSRLFMDSDSDVEESHPHSQEVPSPIPKLNTKNIKMLEKKKKSSDSCKREKVLKGDKVGRVYTEELVDLHHRLMALSERKILQQIVNLIEKTGHFNVTKTTFDFDLFSLDESTVRKLQNYVQAKRT from the exons ATGGTTGTACCTGAAGAAGCTGAAATGATGCCCAGAGCTGGTGCGGATTATTCCATGCTGTCTACAACAGCATTATTTGCCTTCTCAGaccacaaaaacagcaaatcgCACCATGCTTTGAAG GAGCCAAATAAAGACAGAGCAGGAGTAGAGGGAAAAGGCCATGAACACTACAAACCAAATAGAGAGCACGGAGAACACAAAGACTCTGACAGCAAGACTacttccagagagagagagcgtgaagGAGGGAAGTCCACATTGAAACCGTCATCTTCCTCGTCCTTGAGGAAAAGCACAGAGAACCGGGGGAaggaggagggaaaaaataTGGCGAAAATGGCCTTTAAAGAACTCAAAATCACCGCAAGAGAGTCCAAAGGTGGAGATGTAAGGCAGGTGGATTTACGAGCTGTGACCAAACGCCCTTCATCCATTACAGAGTCATCGAATCCGACCGCCAAAAAACTGAAGAG CTTCAAGAGAAGTAAAGAAGGAGGCTCTATCGCCGCCACCTCCCAGATCTCCTCAATTACTGCTGCTCCTCCCTCCACCTACCTGGAGAAGAAAAGGACGAGAGAAAAAAGCCACTGGGTAAAAATGAGACGTGAGCTTCCAATAGTGAATAGACGGATGGATTCAGATTCCACTTCGGAAGACGAGACTTTGTCTAGATCCGTG TCAGTGCGGTCCAATTCATCCAGTTCCTGCTCCTCTTCCAGCTCTGACTCTGAGTTTGGGCCCTTGCAGATGCAAAGCCAAG AATACTCTGATGATGACAGATGCTCAGAGGTGGAGACGGCCATAAAGGCCACAATCCAGGACTCACG CTTGTTCATGGACAGTGACAGTGATGTTGAAGAGTCTCACCCGCACAGCCAGGAGGTGCCATCACCCATACCCAAACTCAATACAAAGAATATTAAG atgttggagaagaaaaagaaatcctcAGATTCCTGCAAAAGGGAAAAGGTTCTCAAGGGGGACAAGGTAGGAAGG GTTTACACAGAGGAGCTGGTGGACCTCCATCACAGACTAATGGCTCTGAGCGAGAGGAAGATCTTACAACAG atCGTAAACCTTATTGAAAAGACGGGACACTTCAACGTCACCAAAACCACGTTTGACTTCGACCTTTTCTCCTTGGATGAATCCACTGTGCGTAAACTACAGAACTACGTGCAGGCCAAGAGGACATGA
- the LOC128621186 gene encoding protein ENL isoform X5 codes for MVVPEEAEMMPRAGADYSMLSTTALFAFSDHKNSKSHHALKEPNKDRAGVEGKGHEHYKPNREHGEHKDSDSKTTSREREREGGKSTLKPSSSSSLRKSTENRGKEEGKNMAKMAFKELKITARESKGGDVRQVDLRAVTKRPSSITESSNPTAKKLKSFKRSKEGGSIAATSQISSITAAPPSTYLEKKRTREKSHWVKMRRELPIVNRRMDSDSTSEDETLSRSVQSVRSNSSSSCSSSSSDSEFGPLQMQSQEYSDDDRCSEVETAIKATIQDSRLFMDSDSDVEESHPHSQEMLEKKKKSSDSCKREKVLKGDKVYTEELVDLHHRLMALSERKILQQIVNLIEKTGHFNVTKTTFDFDLFSLDESTVRKLQNYVQAKRT; via the exons ATGGTTGTACCTGAAGAAGCTGAAATGATGCCCAGAGCTGGTGCGGATTATTCCATGCTGTCTACAACAGCATTATTTGCCTTCTCAGaccacaaaaacagcaaatcgCACCATGCTTTGAAG GAGCCAAATAAAGACAGAGCAGGAGTAGAGGGAAAAGGCCATGAACACTACAAACCAAATAGAGAGCACGGAGAACACAAAGACTCTGACAGCAAGACTacttccagagagagagagcgtgaagGAGGGAAGTCCACATTGAAACCGTCATCTTCCTCGTCCTTGAGGAAAAGCACAGAGAACCGGGGGAaggaggagggaaaaaataTGGCGAAAATGGCCTTTAAAGAACTCAAAATCACCGCAAGAGAGTCCAAAGGTGGAGATGTAAGGCAGGTGGATTTACGAGCTGTGACCAAACGCCCTTCATCCATTACAGAGTCATCGAATCCGACCGCCAAAAAACTGAAGAG CTTCAAGAGAAGTAAAGAAGGAGGCTCTATCGCCGCCACCTCCCAGATCTCCTCAATTACTGCTGCTCCTCCCTCCACCTACCTGGAGAAGAAAAGGACGAGAGAAAAAAGCCACTGGGTAAAAATGAGACGTGAGCTTCCAATAGTGAATAGACGGATGGATTCAGATTCCACTTCGGAAGACGAGACTTTGTCTAGATCCGTG CAGTCAGTGCGGTCCAATTCATCCAGTTCCTGCTCCTCTTCCAGCTCTGACTCTGAGTTTGGGCCCTTGCAGATGCAAAGCCAAG AATACTCTGATGATGACAGATGCTCAGAGGTGGAGACGGCCATAAAGGCCACAATCCAGGACTCACG CTTGTTCATGGACAGTGACAGTGATGTTGAAGAGTCTCACCCGCACAGCCAGGAG atgttggagaagaaaaagaaatcctcAGATTCCTGCAAAAGGGAAAAGGTTCTCAAGGGGGACAAG GTTTACACAGAGGAGCTGGTGGACCTCCATCACAGACTAATGGCTCTGAGCGAGAGGAAGATCTTACAACAG atCGTAAACCTTATTGAAAAGACGGGACACTTCAACGTCACCAAAACCACGTTTGACTTCGACCTTTTCTCCTTGGATGAATCCACTGTGCGTAAACTACAGAACTACGTGCAGGCCAAGAGGACATGA
- the LOC128621186 gene encoding protein ENL isoform X4 encodes MVVPEEAEMMPRAGADYSMLSTTALFAFSDHKNSKSHHALKEPNKDRAGVEGKGHEHYKPNREHGEHKDSDSKTTSREREREGGKSTLKPSSSSSLRKSTENRGKEEGKNMAKMAFKELKITARESKGGDVRQVDLRAVTKRPSSITESSNPTAKKLKSFKRSKEGGSIAATSQISSITAAPPSTYLEKKRTREKSHWVKMRRELPIVNRRMDSDSTSEDETLSRSVQSVRSNSSSSCSSSSSDSEFGPLQMQSQEYSDDDRCSEVETAIKATIQDSRLFMDSDSDVEESHPHSQEMLEKKKKSSDSCKREKVLKGDKVGRVYTEELVDLHHRLMALSERKILQQIVNLIEKTGHFNVTKTTFDFDLFSLDESTVRKLQNYVQAKRT; translated from the exons ATGGTTGTACCTGAAGAAGCTGAAATGATGCCCAGAGCTGGTGCGGATTATTCCATGCTGTCTACAACAGCATTATTTGCCTTCTCAGaccacaaaaacagcaaatcgCACCATGCTTTGAAG GAGCCAAATAAAGACAGAGCAGGAGTAGAGGGAAAAGGCCATGAACACTACAAACCAAATAGAGAGCACGGAGAACACAAAGACTCTGACAGCAAGACTacttccagagagagagagcgtgaagGAGGGAAGTCCACATTGAAACCGTCATCTTCCTCGTCCTTGAGGAAAAGCACAGAGAACCGGGGGAaggaggagggaaaaaataTGGCGAAAATGGCCTTTAAAGAACTCAAAATCACCGCAAGAGAGTCCAAAGGTGGAGATGTAAGGCAGGTGGATTTACGAGCTGTGACCAAACGCCCTTCATCCATTACAGAGTCATCGAATCCGACCGCCAAAAAACTGAAGAG CTTCAAGAGAAGTAAAGAAGGAGGCTCTATCGCCGCCACCTCCCAGATCTCCTCAATTACTGCTGCTCCTCCCTCCACCTACCTGGAGAAGAAAAGGACGAGAGAAAAAAGCCACTGGGTAAAAATGAGACGTGAGCTTCCAATAGTGAATAGACGGATGGATTCAGATTCCACTTCGGAAGACGAGACTTTGTCTAGATCCGTG CAGTCAGTGCGGTCCAATTCATCCAGTTCCTGCTCCTCTTCCAGCTCTGACTCTGAGTTTGGGCCCTTGCAGATGCAAAGCCAAG AATACTCTGATGATGACAGATGCTCAGAGGTGGAGACGGCCATAAAGGCCACAATCCAGGACTCACG CTTGTTCATGGACAGTGACAGTGATGTTGAAGAGTCTCACCCGCACAGCCAGGAG atgttggagaagaaaaagaaatcctcAGATTCCTGCAAAAGGGAAAAGGTTCTCAAGGGGGACAAGGTAGGAAGG GTTTACACAGAGGAGCTGGTGGACCTCCATCACAGACTAATGGCTCTGAGCGAGAGGAAGATCTTACAACAG atCGTAAACCTTATTGAAAAGACGGGACACTTCAACGTCACCAAAACCACGTTTGACTTCGACCTTTTCTCCTTGGATGAATCCACTGTGCGTAAACTACAGAACTACGTGCAGGCCAAGAGGACATGA
- the LOC128621186 gene encoding protein ENL isoform X3, whose protein sequence is MVVPEEAEMMPRAGADYSMLSTTALFAFSDHKNSKSHHALKEPNKDRAGVEGKGHEHYKPNREHGEHKDSDSKTTSREREREGGKSTLKPSSSSSLRKSTENRGKEEGKNMAKMAFKELKITARESKGGDVRQVDLRAVTKRPSSITESSNPTAKKLKSFKRSKEGGSIAATSQISSITAAPPSTYLEKKRTREKSHWVKMRRELPIVNRRMDSDSTSEDETLSRSVQSVRSNSSSSCSSSSSDSEFGPLQMQSQEYSDDDRCSEVETAIKATIQDSRLFMDSDSDVEESHPHSQEVPSPIPKLNTKNIKMLEKKKKSSDSCKREKVLKGDKVYTEELVDLHHRLMALSERKILQQIVNLIEKTGHFNVTKTTFDFDLFSLDESTVRKLQNYVQAKRT, encoded by the exons ATGGTTGTACCTGAAGAAGCTGAAATGATGCCCAGAGCTGGTGCGGATTATTCCATGCTGTCTACAACAGCATTATTTGCCTTCTCAGaccacaaaaacagcaaatcgCACCATGCTTTGAAG GAGCCAAATAAAGACAGAGCAGGAGTAGAGGGAAAAGGCCATGAACACTACAAACCAAATAGAGAGCACGGAGAACACAAAGACTCTGACAGCAAGACTacttccagagagagagagcgtgaagGAGGGAAGTCCACATTGAAACCGTCATCTTCCTCGTCCTTGAGGAAAAGCACAGAGAACCGGGGGAaggaggagggaaaaaataTGGCGAAAATGGCCTTTAAAGAACTCAAAATCACCGCAAGAGAGTCCAAAGGTGGAGATGTAAGGCAGGTGGATTTACGAGCTGTGACCAAACGCCCTTCATCCATTACAGAGTCATCGAATCCGACCGCCAAAAAACTGAAGAG CTTCAAGAGAAGTAAAGAAGGAGGCTCTATCGCCGCCACCTCCCAGATCTCCTCAATTACTGCTGCTCCTCCCTCCACCTACCTGGAGAAGAAAAGGACGAGAGAAAAAAGCCACTGGGTAAAAATGAGACGTGAGCTTCCAATAGTGAATAGACGGATGGATTCAGATTCCACTTCGGAAGACGAGACTTTGTCTAGATCCGTG CAGTCAGTGCGGTCCAATTCATCCAGTTCCTGCTCCTCTTCCAGCTCTGACTCTGAGTTTGGGCCCTTGCAGATGCAAAGCCAAG AATACTCTGATGATGACAGATGCTCAGAGGTGGAGACGGCCATAAAGGCCACAATCCAGGACTCACG CTTGTTCATGGACAGTGACAGTGATGTTGAAGAGTCTCACCCGCACAGCCAGGAGGTGCCATCACCCATACCCAAACTCAATACAAAGAATATTAAG atgttggagaagaaaaagaaatcctcAGATTCCTGCAAAAGGGAAAAGGTTCTCAAGGGGGACAAG GTTTACACAGAGGAGCTGGTGGACCTCCATCACAGACTAATGGCTCTGAGCGAGAGGAAGATCTTACAACAG atCGTAAACCTTATTGAAAAGACGGGACACTTCAACGTCACCAAAACCACGTTTGACTTCGACCTTTTCTCCTTGGATGAATCCACTGTGCGTAAACTACAGAACTACGTGCAGGCCAAGAGGACATGA
- the LOC128621186 gene encoding protein ENL isoform X1 produces MVVPEEAEMMPRAGADYSMLSTTALFAFSDHKNSKSHHALKEPNKDRAGVEGKGHEHYKPNREHGEHKDSDSKTTSREREREGGKSTLKPSSSSSLRKSTENRGKEEGKNMAKMAFKELKITARESKGGDVRQVDLRAVTKRPSSITESSNPTAKKLKSFKRSKEGGSIAATSQISSITAAPPSTYLEKKRTREKSHWVKMRRELPIVNRRMDSDSTSEDETLSRSVQSVRSNSSSSCSSSSSDSEFGPLQMQSQEYSDDDRCSEVETAIKATIQDSRLFMDSDSDVEESHPHSQEVPSPIPKLNTKNIKMLEKKKKSSDSCKREKVLKGDKVGRVYTEELVDLHHRLMALSERKILQQIVNLIEKTGHFNVTKTTFDFDLFSLDESTVRKLQNYVQAKRT; encoded by the exons ATGGTTGTACCTGAAGAAGCTGAAATGATGCCCAGAGCTGGTGCGGATTATTCCATGCTGTCTACAACAGCATTATTTGCCTTCTCAGaccacaaaaacagcaaatcgCACCATGCTTTGAAG GAGCCAAATAAAGACAGAGCAGGAGTAGAGGGAAAAGGCCATGAACACTACAAACCAAATAGAGAGCACGGAGAACACAAAGACTCTGACAGCAAGACTacttccagagagagagagcgtgaagGAGGGAAGTCCACATTGAAACCGTCATCTTCCTCGTCCTTGAGGAAAAGCACAGAGAACCGGGGGAaggaggagggaaaaaataTGGCGAAAATGGCCTTTAAAGAACTCAAAATCACCGCAAGAGAGTCCAAAGGTGGAGATGTAAGGCAGGTGGATTTACGAGCTGTGACCAAACGCCCTTCATCCATTACAGAGTCATCGAATCCGACCGCCAAAAAACTGAAGAG CTTCAAGAGAAGTAAAGAAGGAGGCTCTATCGCCGCCACCTCCCAGATCTCCTCAATTACTGCTGCTCCTCCCTCCACCTACCTGGAGAAGAAAAGGACGAGAGAAAAAAGCCACTGGGTAAAAATGAGACGTGAGCTTCCAATAGTGAATAGACGGATGGATTCAGATTCCACTTCGGAAGACGAGACTTTGTCTAGATCCGTG CAGTCAGTGCGGTCCAATTCATCCAGTTCCTGCTCCTCTTCCAGCTCTGACTCTGAGTTTGGGCCCTTGCAGATGCAAAGCCAAG AATACTCTGATGATGACAGATGCTCAGAGGTGGAGACGGCCATAAAGGCCACAATCCAGGACTCACG CTTGTTCATGGACAGTGACAGTGATGTTGAAGAGTCTCACCCGCACAGCCAGGAGGTGCCATCACCCATACCCAAACTCAATACAAAGAATATTAAG atgttggagaagaaaaagaaatcctcAGATTCCTGCAAAAGGGAAAAGGTTCTCAAGGGGGACAAGGTAGGAAGG GTTTACACAGAGGAGCTGGTGGACCTCCATCACAGACTAATGGCTCTGAGCGAGAGGAAGATCTTACAACAG atCGTAAACCTTATTGAAAAGACGGGACACTTCAACGTCACCAAAACCACGTTTGACTTCGACCTTTTCTCCTTGGATGAATCCACTGTGCGTAAACTACAGAACTACGTGCAGGCCAAGAGGACATGA